In Symphalangus syndactylus isolate Jambi chromosome 14, NHGRI_mSymSyn1-v2.1_pri, whole genome shotgun sequence, one DNA window encodes the following:
- the IL1F10 gene encoding interleukin-1 family member 10 isoform X1 yields MNGLGYPCSPWLSGSEPQHVCLWLHPASFSNCPSLLPVSEDKTPLIAGMCSLPTARYYIIKYADQKALYTRDGQLLVGDPVADNCCAEKICILPNRGLDRTKVPIFLGIQGGSRCLACVETGEGPSLQLEDVNIEELYKGGEEATRFTFFQSSSGSAFRLEAAAWPGWFLCGPAEPQQPVQLTKESEPSARTEFYFEQSW; encoded by the exons ATGAATGGCCTTGGGTACCCATGCAGCCCGTGGCTGAGTGGTTCTGAGCCCCAGCATGTCTGCCTCTGGCTTCACCCAGCCTCCTTTTCTAActgcccttctctcctccccGTCAGTGAGGACAAGACACCACTGATTGCAGGAATGTGTTCCCTCCCCACGGCAAGATACTACAT AATTAAATATGCAGACCAGAAGGCTCTATACACGAGAGATGGCCAGCTGCTGGTGGGAGATCCTGTTGCAGACAACTGCTGTGCAG AGAAGATCTGCATACTTCCTAACAGAGGCTTGGACCGCACCAAGGTCCCCATTTTCCTAGGGATCCAGGGAGGGAGCCGCTGCCTGGCATGTGTGGAGACAGGAGAGGGGCCTTCCCTGCAGCTGGAG GATGTGAACATTGAGGAGCTGTACAAAGGTGGTGAAGAGGCCACACGCTTCACGTTCTTCCAGAGCAGCTCAGGCTCTGCCTTCAGGCTTGAGGCTGCTGCCTGGCCTGGCTGGTTCCTGTGTGGCCCGGCAGAGCCCCAGCAGCCAGTACAGCTCACCAAGGAGAGTGAGCCCTCGGCCCGTACTGAGTTTTACTTTGAACAGAGCTGGTAG
- the IL1F10 gene encoding interleukin-1 family member 10 isoform X2: protein MCSLPTARYYIIKYADQKALYTRDGQLLVGDPVADNCCAEKICILPNRGLDRTKVPIFLGIQGGSRCLACVETGEGPSLQLEDVNIEELYKGGEEATRFTFFQSSSGSAFRLEAAAWPGWFLCGPAEPQQPVQLTKESEPSARTEFYFEQSW from the exons ATGTGTTCCCTCCCCACGGCAAGATACTACAT AATTAAATATGCAGACCAGAAGGCTCTATACACGAGAGATGGCCAGCTGCTGGTGGGAGATCCTGTTGCAGACAACTGCTGTGCAG AGAAGATCTGCATACTTCCTAACAGAGGCTTGGACCGCACCAAGGTCCCCATTTTCCTAGGGATCCAGGGAGGGAGCCGCTGCCTGGCATGTGTGGAGACAGGAGAGGGGCCTTCCCTGCAGCTGGAG GATGTGAACATTGAGGAGCTGTACAAAGGTGGTGAAGAGGCCACACGCTTCACGTTCTTCCAGAGCAGCTCAGGCTCTGCCTTCAGGCTTGAGGCTGCTGCCTGGCCTGGCTGGTTCCTGTGTGGCCCGGCAGAGCCCCAGCAGCCAGTACAGCTCACCAAGGAGAGTGAGCCCTCGGCCCGTACTGAGTTTTACTTTGAACAGAGCTGGTAG